From Microbacterium croceum, a single genomic window includes:
- a CDS encoding methyltransferase domain-containing protein — MRPDLSTRAVDARELMDAPDADERMLGRTYDRFRIVNALVSRPGGVYRRDVRPRARHGRVRILDVGAGGGDLCRDLARRLHRDGLSADITALDADERAIRWASDHDGGAGIRYRCAFSHELVAEGAQFDVVLSNHVLHHLSDAELPRMLQDTRALVGDTGVVVHHDIARADAAYALYRAGTAPFSGTVLAGTFIREDGLISIRRSYTAQELAAVVPQGWTVRTRMPFRLELRWNPTTP; from the coding sequence GTGCGGCCTGACCTGTCGACCAGGGCCGTCGATGCCCGCGAGCTGATGGATGCGCCGGATGCGGATGAGCGGATGCTCGGTCGCACCTACGACCGATTCCGCATCGTCAACGCCCTGGTCTCGCGTCCCGGCGGCGTCTACCGCCGCGACGTCCGCCCGCGTGCGCGCCACGGCCGCGTGCGCATCCTCGATGTGGGAGCCGGTGGGGGAGATCTGTGCCGCGACCTCGCCAGACGGCTTCACCGTGATGGATTGTCGGCCGACATCACCGCGTTGGACGCCGATGAGCGTGCGATCAGGTGGGCGTCGGATCACGACGGCGGTGCAGGGATCCGATACCGTTGCGCGTTCTCGCACGAACTGGTCGCGGAGGGAGCGCAGTTCGACGTCGTGCTCTCCAACCACGTGCTGCATCATCTGTCCGATGCCGAGCTGCCGCGGATGCTGCAGGATACGCGGGCGCTGGTCGGAGACACCGGGGTGGTCGTGCACCATGACATCGCCCGCGCCGACGCCGCCTACGCGCTCTATCGAGCCGGCACCGCTCCGTTCTCCGGCACAGTGCTGGCCGGGACCTTCATCCGGGAGGACGGACTGATCAGCATCCGCCGCTCGTACACGGCGCAGGAGCTGGCCGCGGTGGTGCCGCAGGGGTGGACCGTGCGCACGAGGATGCCCTTCCGGCTCGAACTGCGCTGGAACCCGACGACCCCGTGA
- a CDS encoding type III polyketide synthase, translating to MSRPAVLRSLQTIVPDTVLRQDQIRDIFGSQPDLGRLAQRIVSTSFTVSGIDTRHTVIDEFAPTAAPEHPVFFDRTAGALLSPSTGTRNEVYVREAFPLFVAAARRAVEADPDIEASDITHVITVSCTGFFAPGPDYEITRSLGLGDSVQRYHLGFMGCYAAMPALRAASQFCAADQNAVVLIVSVELCTLHLRSSEDPDTIVASSLFADGAAAGIVTARPLATTLPALRLDGFHTAIAPQGESDMAWMIGDSGFEMVLSTAVPQIIGETIIDALRPLYAREGDLVTAFDGGTIGEKVAHWAIHPGGRGILDRVQERLHLSDAHLHPAREVLRENGNMSSATVLFVLKRILEQEGAQPGERVAAMAFGPGLTAESALFTVDEPGPRAA from the coding sequence ATGAGTCGCCCTGCCGTGCTGAGATCACTCCAGACGATCGTTCCGGATACCGTGCTCCGGCAGGATCAGATCCGGGACATCTTCGGCTCGCAGCCCGATCTCGGACGGCTGGCGCAGCGGATCGTGTCCACATCGTTCACCGTCTCGGGCATCGACACCCGCCACACCGTGATCGACGAGTTCGCGCCCACCGCGGCGCCGGAGCATCCGGTCTTCTTCGATCGCACCGCAGGTGCGCTGCTGTCCCCGAGCACGGGGACGCGAAACGAGGTCTACGTCCGCGAGGCGTTCCCGCTCTTCGTCGCCGCGGCCCGTCGAGCTGTCGAGGCAGATCCCGACATCGAGGCGAGCGACATCACCCATGTCATCACGGTGTCGTGCACCGGCTTCTTCGCGCCGGGTCCCGACTACGAGATCACACGCTCCCTGGGGTTGGGCGACAGCGTGCAGCGCTACCATCTCGGCTTCATGGGCTGTTACGCCGCCATGCCCGCGTTGCGCGCGGCGAGTCAGTTCTGCGCGGCGGACCAGAATGCGGTCGTCCTGATCGTCAGCGTCGAGCTGTGCACCCTGCACCTGCGCTCCTCGGAGGACCCCGACACGATCGTGGCCTCCTCGCTGTTCGCCGACGGGGCCGCGGCCGGCATCGTGACCGCGCGTCCTCTCGCCACCACGCTGCCCGCGCTGCGGCTCGACGGATTCCACACGGCGATCGCTCCGCAGGGCGAGAGCGACATGGCCTGGATGATCGGAGACTCCGGGTTCGAGATGGTCCTGTCGACCGCGGTGCCGCAGATCATCGGGGAGACGATCATCGATGCCCTCCGTCCGCTCTATGCGAGAGAGGGCGACCTGGTCACGGCTTTCGACGGCGGCACGATCGGCGAGAAGGTCGCGCACTGGGCGATCCACCCCGGTGGGCGCGGCATCCTGGATCGCGTGCAGGAACGCCTCCACCTGAGCGATGCGCACCTGCATCCGGCCCGAGAGGTACTCCGCGAGAACGGCAACATGTCCAGCGCGACCGTGCTGTTCGTGCTGAAACGCATCCTGGAACAGGAAGGGGCGCAGCCGGGTGAGCGGGTCGCCGCCATGGCCTTCGGACCGGGGCTGACCGCCGAGAGCGCGCTGTTCACGGTTGACGAACCGGGGCCCCGTGCGGCCTGA
- a CDS encoding CYTH domain-containing protein: MTEPSRTVEVERKYDVDVSTPLPLWQGIPGVDAVTAGEARALDARYFDTDDGALSRAGVALRRRTGGPDEGWHVKGPREGDGRLELGWPLGEGEELPEAVATMIARWTTAPLSPLARIENDRTAYLLTGPDGVMAEFVDDRVRATDLRRGAQREWREWEMELGPAAPADAAGRESFFAAVEHAVRAAGGRDSASGSKLARALGF, encoded by the coding sequence ATGACTGAGCCCTCTCGCACGGTCGAGGTCGAGCGCAAGTACGACGTCGACGTCTCCACGCCCCTGCCGCTCTGGCAGGGGATCCCGGGAGTCGACGCCGTGACGGCCGGTGAGGCGCGCGCACTCGACGCTCGCTACTTCGACACCGACGACGGAGCGCTCTCCCGCGCCGGCGTCGCCCTGCGTCGCCGCACCGGAGGTCCGGACGAGGGCTGGCACGTGAAGGGGCCACGGGAAGGCGATGGCCGACTCGAACTCGGCTGGCCGCTCGGTGAGGGTGAGGAGCTTCCGGAGGCGGTCGCGACCATGATCGCCCGCTGGACCACGGCGCCGTTGAGTCCGCTCGCGCGCATCGAGAACGACCGCACGGCCTATCTCCTCACCGGGCCGGACGGCGTCATGGCGGAGTTCGTCGATGATCGCGTCCGTGCCACGGATCTGCGCCGGGGAGCGCAGCGAGAATGGCGCGAATGGGAGATGGAGCTCGGACCGGCCGCACCCGCGGATGCCGCGGGCAGGGAGTCCTTCTTCGCCGCCGTCGAGCATGCGGTCCGTGCCGCCGGTGGACGCGACTCCGCGTCCGGATCCAAGCTCGCGCGCGCCCTGGGGTTCTGA
- a CDS encoding response regulator: MALARLHGGPLDGQIIPLGDADDKLIVPYSETQVVYNRRGEPANTGTNDGPTEIDYWYDEALEDISPSDD; encoded by the coding sequence ATGGCACTCGCGCGACTTCACGGCGGCCCGCTGGACGGGCAGATCATTCCTCTGGGCGATGCGGACGACAAGCTGATCGTCCCCTACAGCGAGACGCAGGTGGTATACAACCGCCGCGGCGAGCCGGCGAACACCGGCACGAACGACGGGCCCACCGAGATCGACTACTGGTACGACGAGGCGCTCGAGGACATCAGTCCTTCGGATGACTGA
- a CDS encoding prepilin peptidase — protein MDLRTVLVALVHLALAGIGACLIVIDVRTHRLPNRIVLPTLAGLLLLVLLDAIGTGGTRTLLRALLGALILGGFYAALRLLSPAGMGGGDVKLAVVIGLLLGWHGWQALAVGAASAFVLGALYALVLIALRRADGKTRIAFGPWMIAGAVVGIACT, from the coding sequence ATGGATCTGCGCACCGTGCTCGTGGCCCTCGTCCATCTGGCGCTGGCCGGCATCGGCGCCTGTCTGATCGTGATCGACGTCCGCACGCATCGGCTGCCGAATCGCATCGTGCTGCCGACCCTGGCGGGGCTGCTCCTGCTCGTGCTGCTCGATGCGATCGGCACCGGAGGGACGCGCACCCTGCTCCGTGCTCTCCTGGGGGCGTTGATCCTCGGCGGCTTCTATGCAGCGCTGCGTCTGCTCAGCCCCGCCGGGATGGGAGGCGGCGACGTCAAGCTCGCGGTGGTCATCGGACTGCTCCTCGGCTGGCATGGCTGGCAGGCGCTCGCGGTCGGAGCCGCCTCGGCCTTCGTGCTCGGTGCGCTCTATGCGCTGGTGCTGATCGCTCTGCGCCGTGCGGACGGCAAGACGCGCATCGCCTTCGGGCCGTGGATGATCGCCGGCGCGGTCGTGGGCATCGCCTGCACCTGA
- a CDS encoding DNA polymerase Y family protein has translation MNAPLRVLVLWFPDWPLRAALGGPPPHPPTALVQANTVVACTASAREHGVRSGQRRRVAQGHLSSLQVLPHDAARDERAFLPVLQLIEKHAPGVAQLRPGLAVLRARGISRYHGGEAAAADALAAVLTEAGLPEVRIGVADGPFTAEIAARGPRPRTVVPAGLSKDFLAPYPVQVLRDEQIPDLLIRLGVRTLGEFTALPAIEVRDRFGERGARLHALAAGADSQPLVPRPPDPELVRSVEFETPLAGADQVAFAVRQTADGVLVALGEASLVCTEVRIDLTDDNGLVFSRTWLHPTCFDASDLVDRIRWQLEALAAQNAKDPVDEARAFGGISAVRIVPVAVDDAAHHQPGLFGSGTDERLHHAVSRVQTMLGHEGVVTAALSGGRWLADRQVLTPWGERPVAPRDPTRPWPGSLPDPLPAEVFRPPRPIGVDAADGSTISVDERGALSAAPARINGSVVQGWAGPWPIHEHRWTAGGGKKGHRLQIVDDRNRAWLVFCTGERWWAEGRYR, from the coding sequence ATGAACGCCCCGCTCCGCGTCCTCGTGCTGTGGTTCCCGGACTGGCCGCTGCGCGCCGCACTCGGTGGGCCGCCGCCGCACCCGCCCACTGCGCTGGTGCAGGCGAACACCGTCGTGGCCTGTACGGCCTCGGCGCGGGAGCACGGCGTGCGCTCGGGGCAACGTCGACGCGTCGCCCAGGGACATCTGTCCTCCCTGCAGGTGCTCCCCCACGATGCCGCGCGGGACGAGCGTGCCTTCCTCCCTGTGCTGCAGCTCATCGAGAAGCACGCGCCAGGGGTCGCCCAGCTCCGACCCGGACTGGCCGTGCTGCGCGCCAGAGGGATCTCCCGTTATCACGGCGGAGAGGCCGCGGCGGCGGATGCCCTCGCCGCTGTCCTCACGGAGGCCGGCCTGCCCGAAGTCCGCATCGGCGTCGCGGACGGCCCCTTCACCGCCGAGATCGCCGCCAGAGGGCCTCGCCCTCGCACGGTCGTCCCCGCGGGGCTGTCGAAGGACTTCCTGGCCCCCTACCCCGTGCAGGTGCTGCGAGACGAGCAGATCCCCGACCTCCTGATCAGACTGGGCGTACGCACGCTCGGCGAGTTCACGGCGCTCCCCGCGATCGAGGTGCGCGACCGCTTCGGCGAGCGCGGAGCCCGCCTGCATGCCCTCGCGGCCGGCGCGGATTCCCAGCCTCTGGTCCCGCGCCCGCCCGACCCCGAGCTGGTGCGCAGCGTGGAGTTCGAGACCCCTCTGGCCGGAGCCGACCAGGTGGCCTTCGCCGTGCGACAGACCGCCGACGGGGTGCTGGTGGCCCTGGGCGAGGCGTCGCTCGTGTGCACCGAGGTCCGGATCGATCTGACCGACGACAACGGACTGGTGTTCTCCCGCACCTGGCTGCACCCCACCTGCTTCGACGCCTCCGATCTGGTCGACCGCATCCGGTGGCAGCTCGAGGCCCTGGCTGCGCAGAACGCGAAGGATCCGGTCGACGAGGCGCGGGCGTTCGGCGGCATCTCCGCCGTGCGCATCGTGCCGGTGGCGGTGGACGACGCGGCGCATCATCAGCCGGGCCTGTTCGGCTCCGGCACCGATGAGCGCCTGCACCATGCCGTCTCGCGGGTGCAGACGATGCTCGGTCACGAGGGAGTGGTCACCGCCGCGCTCTCAGGAGGGCGGTGGCTCGCCGACCGGCAGGTGCTCACTCCATGGGGCGAGCGCCCGGTCGCCCCCCGCGATCCCACTCGTCCCTGGCCGGGGAGCCTGCCCGATCCGCTGCCGGCTGAGGTGTTCCGTCCGCCCCGCCCCATCGGAGTGGACGCGGCAGACGGCAGCACGATCAGCGTCGATGAACGCGGGGCGCTGTCCGCCGCCCCGGCACGGATCAACGGGAGCGTCGTGCAGGGGTGGGCGGGCCCCTGGCCGATCCATGAGCACCGGTGGACGGCGGGCGGAGGCAAGAAAGGGCATCGGCTGCAGATCGTCGATGACCGCAACCGCGCCTGGCTGGTGTTCTGCACCGGCGAGCGCTGGTGGGCTGAGGGGAGGTATCGCTGA
- a CDS encoding error-prone DNA polymerase produces MGWHNPPLSWNELERTLSGEEPPAHPTVAEPRGARADPGPVSRRRQRTPPAPIPRPADAVPYAELHAHSSYSFLDGASSPEELLAEAERLGLTALALTDHDGFYGAARFAEVADLMEAPLQTVFGAELSLELPAPQRGTPDPLGDHLLVLARGMEGYHRLSGAITTAQLRGGEKGRPVYDLDELAASAGGEWTILTGCRKGSVRRGLENGDAETPLRLLVDLFGADHVAVELFDHGDPQDSSRNDALAELATRMRLPVVATNNVHYATPARAPLAEAVAAVRAVRSMDDLDGWLPAHGGAHLRSGAEMTARFRRYPGAISYGLELAAASAFPLRRARPALPQQEVPEGHTPMSWLRSLVWEAVPTKYPRLDDDGRRRIGRELDVIEEKDFPGYFLIVHDIVAEARRRGILCQGRGSAAASAVCYLLGITAVDPILYKLPFERFLATTRQEEPDIDVDFDSRRREEIIQWVYGRYGRERAAQVANVIQYRPKNAVRDMARALGFSPGQQDAWSRQVDGWSTGLEVAEEHDIPANVIEYAGELLKAPRHLGIHSGGMVLTARPVGEVVPVEHARMEDRTVIQWDKDDAAWMGLVKFDLLGLGMLAALQHCFDLIHEATGERWTLETIPKEEPAVYDMLCRADSIGVFQVESRAQIGLLPRLQPRSFYDLTIQIALIRPGPIQGGAVHPFVRRKMAKDRNDEENRERVARGEKPVDFTIPYPHPDLEDILKRTLGIPIFQEQLIQMATAVGDCTADEADLLRRAMGSKRGLEKIEKVKAKLYAGMTRRGLIGDDADRIYAQIQAFANFGFAESHSLSFALLVYASSWVKLHYPGVFLAGLLRSQPMGFYSAATLTADARRHGVEVRRPDLQASGATETMEPLTATTPRTPTGLDSCLADPQPPTLRFHRDAPDEAAAHRRDGGYAVRLGLGGVRGIGAPLAERIVAEREENGPYRDLHDLVRRTDATAAQLEALATAGAFACLGLERREAIWLAGAAAEDRARFLPGTTVSVQPPLFSDQTSYEQLSADLWATGVSTDDHPMAHFRSALTERGVLTALDLQKHEVGRRIEVAGLVTHRQRPATAAGVTFVNLEDESGLVNVVCSTGVWNRYRRVARDSPALIIRGILERSPEGVVNVLADAFEDLRTGLTHRSRDFR; encoded by the coding sequence ATGGGCTGGCACAATCCACCGCTGTCCTGGAACGAGCTGGAACGCACGCTCAGTGGAGAGGAGCCCCCTGCGCACCCGACTGTCGCCGAGCCCCGAGGAGCGCGCGCCGACCCCGGGCCGGTGAGCCGAAGACGACAGCGGACCCCACCCGCACCCATCCCCCGCCCCGCGGATGCTGTGCCCTACGCCGAGCTGCACGCGCACTCCTCCTACTCCTTCCTCGACGGCGCCTCATCGCCGGAGGAGCTTCTGGCCGAGGCTGAACGGCTCGGCCTCACGGCTCTGGCACTCACGGATCACGACGGCTTCTACGGGGCTGCCCGCTTCGCCGAGGTCGCCGATCTGATGGAGGCACCGTTGCAGACCGTGTTCGGCGCCGAGCTCTCACTCGAACTGCCCGCTCCGCAGCGGGGCACCCCCGATCCGCTGGGCGACCACCTGTTGGTCCTCGCCCGTGGGATGGAGGGGTATCACCGGCTGTCCGGGGCCATCACCACCGCCCAGCTGCGCGGCGGCGAGAAGGGGCGCCCCGTCTACGACCTCGACGAGCTCGCGGCGAGCGCAGGTGGAGAGTGGACGATCCTCACCGGATGCCGCAAAGGCAGCGTGCGACGGGGACTGGAGAACGGCGATGCCGAGACTCCTCTCCGGCTGCTCGTCGACCTGTTCGGCGCCGACCACGTCGCCGTCGAGCTCTTCGACCACGGCGACCCGCAGGACAGCAGCCGCAACGACGCCCTCGCCGAGCTCGCCACCCGGATGCGTCTGCCGGTGGTGGCGACCAACAACGTGCACTATGCGACGCCGGCCCGCGCCCCGCTGGCCGAGGCCGTCGCCGCGGTGCGGGCGGTGCGCAGCATGGACGATCTCGACGGCTGGCTCCCCGCGCACGGCGGCGCCCATCTGCGCAGCGGCGCGGAGATGACGGCCCGCTTCCGGCGGTACCCCGGAGCGATCTCCTACGGCCTCGAGCTGGCTGCCGCATCGGCCTTCCCCTTGCGCAGGGCCCGACCGGCTCTCCCGCAGCAGGAGGTACCGGAGGGGCACACGCCGATGAGCTGGCTGCGCTCCCTGGTCTGGGAGGCCGTGCCCACGAAATACCCGCGGCTGGATGACGACGGGCGGCGCCGCATCGGCCGCGAGCTCGACGTCATCGAGGAGAAGGACTTCCCCGGCTACTTCCTCATCGTGCACGACATCGTGGCGGAGGCGCGGCGCCGCGGCATCCTCTGCCAGGGGCGCGGGTCGGCCGCGGCGAGCGCCGTCTGCTATCTGCTGGGCATCACCGCCGTGGATCCGATCCTCTACAAGCTCCCCTTCGAGCGTTTCCTCGCGACCACCCGGCAGGAGGAACCGGACATCGACGTGGACTTCGACTCCCGGCGGCGCGAGGAGATCATCCAGTGGGTCTACGGCCGATACGGGCGCGAACGGGCGGCGCAGGTCGCGAACGTCATCCAATACCGCCCGAAGAACGCCGTGCGCGACATGGCCAGGGCTCTCGGCTTCTCCCCCGGCCAGCAGGACGCGTGGTCGCGGCAGGTGGACGGCTGGAGCACGGGGCTGGAGGTCGCGGAGGAGCATGACATCCCTGCGAACGTGATCGAGTACGCCGGCGAGCTGTTGAAGGCCCCCCGCCATCTCGGTATCCACTCCGGGGGGATGGTGCTCACCGCCCGCCCCGTCGGCGAGGTGGTGCCGGTGGAGCATGCCCGGATGGAGGATCGCACGGTCATCCAATGGGACAAGGACGACGCGGCGTGGATGGGACTGGTGAAGTTCGACCTGCTGGGGCTGGGGATGCTCGCCGCCCTGCAGCACTGCTTCGACCTGATCCACGAGGCCACGGGTGAGCGGTGGACCCTGGAGACCATCCCGAAGGAGGAGCCGGCCGTCTACGACATGCTCTGCCGTGCGGACTCGATCGGGGTGTTCCAGGTGGAGTCCCGTGCCCAGATCGGTCTGCTCCCCCGTCTGCAGCCGCGGAGCTTCTACGACCTCACGATCCAGATCGCCCTGATCCGGCCCGGTCCCATCCAGGGCGGGGCCGTGCACCCCTTCGTGCGTCGCAAGATGGCGAAGGACCGCAACGATGAGGAGAACCGGGAACGGGTGGCACGCGGTGAGAAGCCGGTGGACTTCACGATTCCCTACCCGCACCCCGACCTGGAAGACATCCTGAAGCGGACGCTGGGCATCCCGATCTTCCAGGAGCAGCTGATCCAGATGGCGACCGCCGTGGGTGACTGCACGGCCGACGAGGCCGATCTGCTGCGACGGGCGATGGGCTCCAAGCGCGGCCTCGAGAAGATCGAGAAGGTCAAGGCGAAGCTCTACGCCGGCATGACCAGGCGCGGCCTGATCGGTGACGATGCCGATCGCATCTACGCGCAGATCCAGGCGTTCGCGAACTTCGGCTTCGCCGAGTCGCACTCGCTGTCGTTCGCGCTGCTGGTCTATGCCAGTTCCTGGGTGAAGCTGCACTACCCCGGGGTGTTCCTGGCCGGGCTCCTGCGCTCCCAGCCGATGGGCTTCTACTCGGCGGCGACGCTCACCGCCGATGCGCGGCGCCACGGCGTGGAGGTGCGGCGCCCCGATCTGCAGGCCTCGGGGGCGACCGAGACGATGGAACCGCTCACCGCGACCACACCGCGCACTCCCACCGGTCTCGACTCCTGCCTCGCGGATCCGCAGCCGCCCACGCTGCGCTTCCACAGGGACGCCCCCGACGAGGCCGCGGCTCACCGCAGAGACGGTGGATATGCCGTGCGTCTGGGACTCGGCGGGGTACGCGGGATCGGTGCCCCTCTGGCCGAGCGGATCGTCGCCGAGCGCGAGGAGAACGGCCCCTACCGCGACCTGCATGATCTGGTGCGGCGCACGGACGCCACTGCCGCACAGTTGGAGGCACTCGCCACCGCCGGCGCCTTCGCATGTCTGGGACTGGAGCGACGGGAGGCGATCTGGCTCGCGGGCGCCGCCGCCGAGGACCGCGCCCGATTCCTGCCGGGCACGACGGTGTCGGTACAGCCGCCGCTGTTCTCCGATCAGACCAGCTACGAGCAGCTCTCGGCCGACCTCTGGGCGACCGGCGTCTCCACCGACGACCATCCGATGGCGCACTTCCGCTCGGCGCTGACGGAGCGAGGGGTGCTCACGGCGCTGGATCTGCAGAAGCATGAGGTGGGTCGCCGCATCGAGGTCGCCGGACTCGTCACCCACCGTCAACGTCCGGCGACGGCGGCCGGCGTCACCTTCGTGAACCTCGAGGATGAGAGCGGTCTGGTCAACGTCGTCTGCTCGACAGGTGTGTGGAATCGCTATCGCCGGGTCGCGCGTGATTCCCCCGCGCTGATCATCCGCGGCATCCTGGAGCGCTCACCCGAAGGCGTGGTGAACGTGCTGGCCGATGCCTTCGAAGACCTGCGCACGGGGCTGACGCATCGCTCTCGGGACTTCCGGTGA
- the helR gene encoding RNA polymerase recycling motor ATPase HelR codes for MPTTPLDPFHLPPSSRGKSASVLIDADRAHFLRIAHALQSQREETESRLSAARQTHAGTGGTAVDRDLEIRRLSGRLRLLDRFGLDLCLGRMTPSDGSTPLYIGRSGLAADDGSRLLVDWRTPAAEPYFAATMADPRGFSSRRRYRWSDGRITDYWDEALTPEGLSDTDALDDQSAFIASLGFDRSARMRDVLSTIQADQDAIIRTPSRGTLVVDGGPGTGKTVVALHRAAHLLYAEPRLTHGGGGMLLVGPNAHYLSYVEDVLPSLGEDSVRLSTLRDLVPEGRDAVAEKVPRVAHLKATLDPVAMIDAAAAVHERPPQRALRLESPWADLWLGREEWAEAFSAADTSSAHNDARDEVWEELLETLSDQIDDDDAPPHAVRRWLRQDEELTGTFVRAWPLLSPASIVRRFWSDPDFLARCAPSLTAEEIAILQRETHEAWTVADLPFLDAARRRIGDPEATRAEHRRQAVIASAQDQMSHVVDHLIEDDDSEMKVMSILKGQDARNVLTGVDTPPLSPPDELAGPFAHIVIDEAQELSDAEWRMLLARCPSRSLTIVGDRAQTRHGFTQSWAERLERVGIREVRVAHLGVNYRTPVEVMTVAAPVIRAAIPDANVPRSVRESGIPVREATTTGLEGILDDWLATHAQGIACVIGAPSFTPTARVRALTPEGAKGLEFDLVILVDPEQFGDGVTGAVDRYVAMTRATQELVILH; via the coding sequence ATGCCCACGACTCCCCTCGACCCGTTCCACCTCCCACCCTCGTCGCGCGGCAAGAGCGCGTCCGTCCTCATCGATGCCGACCGCGCGCACTTCCTGCGCATCGCCCATGCTCTGCAGAGTCAGCGCGAAGAGACCGAGTCCCGCCTCAGCGCCGCCAGACAGACACATGCCGGCACCGGCGGTACCGCCGTCGACCGCGATCTGGAGATCCGCAGACTGAGCGGTCGCCTGCGACTGCTCGACAGATTCGGCCTCGACCTCTGCCTGGGTCGGATGACGCCGAGCGACGGCAGCACCCCGCTCTACATCGGCCGCTCGGGTCTCGCCGCCGATGACGGCTCCCGACTCCTGGTCGACTGGCGCACCCCCGCGGCCGAGCCGTACTTCGCCGCAACGATGGCGGACCCGCGCGGTTTCTCCTCGCGGCGCCGGTACCGCTGGAGCGACGGACGCATCACCGACTACTGGGACGAGGCACTCACCCCTGAAGGACTCAGCGACACGGATGCCCTCGACGACCAGTCCGCCTTCATCGCCAGCCTGGGCTTCGATCGCTCGGCGCGCATGCGCGACGTGCTGTCGACGATCCAGGCCGATCAGGATGCGATCATCCGCACACCATCGCGAGGAACTCTGGTCGTCGACGGCGGACCGGGCACAGGCAAGACGGTCGTCGCCCTGCATCGCGCGGCACACCTGCTCTACGCCGAACCGCGCCTCACGCACGGCGGGGGTGGAATGCTGCTCGTCGGCCCGAACGCGCACTACCTCTCCTACGTCGAGGACGTGCTGCCGAGCCTCGGCGAGGACAGCGTCCGACTGAGCACGCTGCGCGACCTCGTGCCGGAGGGGCGAGACGCCGTCGCCGAGAAGGTCCCCCGTGTCGCACACCTCAAGGCGACGCTCGATCCCGTCGCGATGATCGATGCCGCGGCCGCCGTGCACGAACGACCTCCCCAGCGCGCCCTGCGGCTGGAGTCCCCCTGGGCGGATCTGTGGCTCGGCCGCGAGGAATGGGCCGAGGCCTTCTCCGCCGCCGACACCTCCTCCGCTCACAACGACGCGCGCGATGAGGTGTGGGAGGAGCTGCTGGAGACGCTCTCCGATCAGATCGACGACGACGACGCCCCTCCGCACGCGGTCAGGCGGTGGCTGCGGCAGGATGAGGAGCTCACGGGGACGTTCGTGCGCGCCTGGCCATTGCTCTCGCCGGCATCGATCGTCCGCCGCTTCTGGAGCGACCCCGACTTCCTCGCACGCTGCGCCCCGTCTCTCACCGCCGAGGAGATCGCCATCCTGCAGCGCGAGACGCACGAGGCCTGGACCGTGGCCGACCTCCCCTTCCTCGACGCCGCACGCCGACGGATCGGCGACCCGGAAGCGACACGGGCAGAACATCGTCGCCAGGCGGTGATCGCCTCGGCCCAGGATCAGATGTCGCACGTCGTCGACCACCTCATCGAGGACGACGACAGCGAGATGAAGGTCATGTCGATCCTGAAGGGACAGGACGCTCGGAATGTGCTCACCGGCGTCGATACCCCTCCGCTCTCCCCTCCCGACGAGCTCGCGGGCCCGTTCGCACACATCGTGATCGACGAGGCCCAGGAGCTGAGCGACGCGGAATGGCGGATGCTGTTGGCGCGCTGCCCCTCGCGGAGCCTGACCATCGTGGGCGATCGCGCGCAGACACGGCACGGCTTCACCCAGAGCTGGGCGGAGCGCCTGGAGCGGGTCGGCATCCGCGAGGTGCGGGTCGCGCATCTGGGAGTGAACTACCGGACCCCGGTGGAGGTCATGACCGTGGCCGCACCCGTGATCCGGGCGGCGATCCCCGACGCGAACGTGCCCCGATCGGTGCGGGAGAGCGGCATCCCGGTGCGGGAGGCGACGACGACGGGGCTCGAGGGAATCCTCGACGACTGGCTCGCCACGCACGCGCAGGGCATCGCCTGCGTGATCGGCGCCCCCTCGTTCACCCCCACGGCGCGTGTACGCGCACTGACGCCCGAGGGGGCGAAGGGACTCGAATTCGACCTCGTGATACTCGTGGATCCCGAGCAGTTCGGCGACGGCGTCACCGGTGCCGTCGACCGCTACGTGGCGATGACCCGCGCCACGCAGGAGCTCGTCATCCTCCACTGA